One segment of Nostoc flagelliforme CCNUN1 DNA contains the following:
- a CDS encoding RNA-guided endonuclease InsQ/TnpB family protein, which produces MLYKVVQVRLYPSIEQQIQLAQTFGCARWWWNYALNKSIEAYKETGKGLGRSALNAFLPALKKAQETVWLADCYSQVLQATTLNLTTAYKNFFEKRAGFPKFKSKHALESIQYPQNVKIVDGNVKFPGNIGIVKAKIHRAIEGKVKTVTVSKTPSGKYLASILTEIEGESPITSEGKIYGIDLGLKHFAVVTDGAKVSKYDNPKHLAKHEKNLKRKQKKLARKVKGSKSRNRYRKVVAKVYERVSNSRQDFLHKLSYKLVSDSQAVIVENLNVRGMVRNHKLAKSISDVGWGTFTNFLAYKLERRGGKFVEIDRWFPSSKLCQKCFYQIGEMPLDVREWTCPDCNTHHDRDANASTNIRAEGIRMIKAEGSAVSAVGGEVSPTLGRKSKFRHSPVITEAPPSALCRVG; this is translated from the coding sequence GTGCTATATAAGGTTGTACAAGTCCGTTTATATCCATCAATTGAGCAACAAATTCAATTAGCACAAACTTTTGGGTGTGCTAGATGGTGGTGGAATTATGCATTAAATAAATCCATCGAAGCTTATAAAGAAACGGGTAAAGGGCTTGGACGATCAGCACTCAACGCATTTCTTCCTGCACTAAAAAAAGCCCAAGAGACTGTGTGGCTAGCCGATTGTTACAGCCAAGTTTTACAGGCTACGACGCTGAATCTAACAACAGCCTACAAAAACTTTTTTGAGAAACGTGCTGGATTTCCTAAATTCAAATCAAAACATGCTTTAGAGTCTATCCAATATCCTCAAAACGTCAAGATTGTAGATGGCAATGTCAAGTTCCCCGGCAATATCGGGATAGTCAAAGCCAAAATACACAGAGCAATTGAGGGGAAAGTCAAGACTGTTACTGTAAGCAAAACGCCTTCTGGTAAATATCTTGCATCCATCCTGACTGAAATAGAAGGTGAAAGCCCTATTACTTCAGAGGGTAAGATTTACGGTATTGATTTAGGGTTGAAACATTTTGCTGTTGTAACCGATGGCGCAAAGGTTTCCAAGTACGATAATCCTAAACACCTTGCCAAACACGAGAAAAATCTAAAACGTAAACAGAAAAAATTAGCACGTAAAGTTAAAGGGAGCAAGTCAAGAAATAGATATAGAAAAGTTGTTGCCAAAGTCTACGAGCGAGTTAGTAACTCAAGGCAAGATTTTTTACATAAACTTAGTTACAAGTTGGTCAGCGATAGCCAAGCTGTCATAGTAGAGAATCTTAATGTCAGGGGCATGGTTCGTAATCATAAATTGGCGAAATCAATATCTGATGTCGGGTGGGGAACATTCACCAATTTTCTAGCTTATAAACTAGAACGCAGAGGTGGAAAGTTCGTTGAGATTGATAGATGGTTCCCTAGTTCCAAACTCTGTCAAAAATGTTTCTATCAAATAGGTGAGATGCCATTAGATGTCCGTGAATGGACTTGTCCTGATTGCAATACTCATCATGATCGGGATGCGAACGCATCGACAAACATTAGAGCAGAGGGTATCAGAATGATAAAGGCGGAAGGTTCAGCCGTCTCTGCTGTAGGAGGGGAGGTAAGTCCTACTCTTGGGCGAAAGTCTAAGTTTAGGCACTCCCCCGTGATTACAGAAGCCCCACCCTCAGCTTTATGCAGGGTGGGGTAG